The following are encoded in a window of Nibricoccus aquaticus genomic DNA:
- a CDS encoding sulfurtransferase, whose product MLIDAAELSGNLQRSDWVVFDCRHDLVDTSRGERLYREGHIPGAHFAPVETALSGAKTGKNGRHPLPAAEAFAAFLARHGVTEKTMIVAYDDAGGLYAARLWWMARWIGHERVALLDGGWTKWIADGRAVTTEVPEAVAAQPLAVREHAAWVWSAEDVLRQIDDAAFALIDARAGERYRGEVEPMDPVAGHIPGALNRFYKANLKADLTFRPREELRRELSELIGVRAPERVGHSCGSGITACAAIFAMEYAGLAGSKLYAGSWSEWVADPARPVAKGTH is encoded by the coding sequence ATGTTGATTGATGCCGCAGAGTTGAGTGGGAATTTGCAGCGCAGCGATTGGGTCGTGTTCGATTGCCGACACGATCTGGTGGATACGTCGCGCGGGGAGAGGCTCTATCGCGAGGGGCATATCCCGGGGGCGCATTTCGCGCCGGTGGAGACGGCGCTCTCGGGTGCGAAGACGGGGAAGAACGGGCGGCATCCACTGCCGGCGGCGGAGGCGTTTGCGGCGTTTCTCGCGAGGCATGGCGTGACGGAGAAGACGATGATCGTGGCGTATGATGACGCAGGTGGACTTTATGCGGCTCGGCTTTGGTGGATGGCGCGGTGGATCGGGCATGAGCGCGTGGCTCTGCTTGATGGCGGGTGGACGAAGTGGATCGCAGATGGGCGAGCGGTGACCACGGAAGTGCCGGAGGCGGTGGCGGCGCAGCCGCTGGCGGTGCGGGAGCATGCGGCGTGGGTGTGGAGCGCGGAGGATGTGTTGCGGCAGATCGACGATGCGGCGTTCGCGTTGATCGATGCGCGCGCGGGGGAACGGTATCGCGGCGAGGTGGAGCCGATGGACCCGGTGGCGGGGCACATCCCGGGAGCTCTGAATCGTTTCTATAAGGCGAACCTGAAGGCGGATCTCACGTTCCGGCCAAGGGAGGAGTTGAGGCGCGAGCTGAGCGAACTGATCGGCGTGCGCGCGCCGGAGCGCGTGGGGCATTCGTGCGGCTCGGGAATCACGGCGTGCGCGGCTATTTTCGCGATGGAGTACGCGGGGCTCGCGGGATCGAAGCTGTACGCGGGCTCTTGGAGCGAGTGGGTGGCCGATCCGGCGCGGCCGGTGGCGAAGGGGACGCACTAG
- a CDS encoding mechanosensitive ion channel domain-containing protein — protein sequence MPNFFLTRLMFVTLVLGSFLSAISSLAASAPALPLTATTPAASQSEPKDVLNVQSVAGKRAALKKEIAATREELAQLSEGMTDAAARWLTQETALLERLDAVYAEQQRTLQHAADLAKEAADVEERTRNQRPPEATLKPPLGMELFDQLYDERDYLEQAGGWLKTDITNTETMLQEARDTLEEKERVRRTVRETVDTGDAKMKAPGNLRLAELEVRLAQETVVLQENALRTLKLQESLLGPKQKLLRPRFEWLRAHLALGDGELAASKQAREERGGVLDDAIASAKEEADAAARLVIAAERHSKSDQASEELESRRADRQTANLTLSVLTSQRARLAERADVAALRRRVLGGELSSKEMRAAADENQEAIDQLERERKRQAMDLLKSRKELQEGQGRLTRAAAGDEKAALWTLERMKRLSGWIDLSESELADLDRLHTERNRLKEELSGRVNLFSVRDTLAICRENVIGAWNYEIFSVNDAPIRVKTMLGVLLLVVAGYYGSRWASALMSRTVFTRMGMNTGRKAAWQTLWFYGLFILVLVVAFDFFHISLTQFSVMSGALAVGLGFGSQNLISNFISGIILLVERPVNQGDVIEIDGRQVTVEQLGPRSTIVRTADNTHLVVPNSRLLEQPVINWTLSDDVVRKRIRLGVAYDSSSRKVSELLEGVLGTVENVRKDPAPVVKFADFGENSLIFELYFWVSISDPVDAENELRHRIAEVFAKEGVVMAFPQRDVHLETTKPLEVMITQAASRANDAGPAMS from the coding sequence ATGCCTAATTTTTTTCTGACGCGACTGATGTTCGTGACGCTTGTGCTCGGAAGTTTCTTGAGCGCGATTTCTTCGCTGGCTGCCTCAGCACCCGCGCTGCCGCTGACTGCGACAACACCCGCGGCTTCTCAGTCTGAGCCGAAAGACGTGCTCAACGTTCAGTCGGTGGCGGGCAAGCGGGCGGCGCTGAAAAAGGAAATCGCTGCAACGCGCGAAGAGCTGGCCCAGTTATCGGAAGGCATGACTGACGCCGCCGCACGCTGGCTCACGCAGGAGACCGCGTTGCTGGAGCGTCTCGATGCGGTTTACGCGGAGCAGCAGCGTACGTTGCAACACGCTGCGGATCTCGCGAAGGAAGCGGCTGATGTCGAGGAACGCACCCGCAATCAACGTCCGCCCGAGGCTACGTTAAAACCGCCGCTCGGGATGGAGTTGTTCGATCAGCTTTACGATGAGCGCGACTACCTTGAGCAGGCGGGTGGCTGGTTGAAGACCGATATCACTAATACCGAGACGATGCTCCAGGAGGCGCGTGACACATTAGAAGAAAAGGAGCGCGTACGGCGGACGGTGAGAGAGACGGTTGATACCGGTGACGCGAAGATGAAAGCGCCGGGGAATTTGCGCCTCGCCGAATTGGAGGTTCGTCTCGCTCAGGAGACGGTGGTGCTGCAGGAAAACGCGCTGCGGACGTTGAAGCTGCAGGAGTCGCTTTTGGGGCCGAAGCAGAAATTGCTGCGTCCGCGATTCGAGTGGCTGCGCGCGCATCTAGCACTCGGGGACGGAGAGCTTGCGGCGTCGAAACAAGCGCGGGAGGAGCGTGGAGGCGTCCTAGATGATGCGATCGCCAGCGCTAAAGAAGAGGCAGATGCAGCCGCCCGGCTGGTAATCGCGGCAGAGCGCCACAGCAAAAGCGACCAGGCCTCGGAGGAGCTGGAGTCGCGGCGCGCGGACCGGCAGACGGCGAATCTCACGCTCAGTGTTCTTACCTCGCAGCGCGCACGTCTCGCAGAGCGGGCAGATGTCGCCGCACTCCGGCGACGCGTGCTTGGGGGCGAACTCTCTTCAAAAGAAATGCGCGCCGCTGCGGACGAAAATCAGGAGGCGATCGATCAACTCGAGCGCGAGCGAAAGCGGCAGGCCATGGATTTGCTCAAGAGCCGGAAAGAGCTTCAGGAAGGACAGGGTCGATTGACGCGTGCAGCGGCGGGCGATGAGAAGGCCGCGCTGTGGACGCTCGAGCGCATGAAGCGTCTTTCGGGCTGGATCGATCTGAGCGAAAGCGAGCTCGCGGATCTCGACCGGCTGCACACCGAGCGCAACCGTTTGAAGGAAGAACTGAGTGGGCGCGTGAATCTTTTCTCCGTCCGCGACACGCTCGCGATCTGCCGCGAGAATGTGATCGGCGCATGGAACTACGAAATTTTTTCTGTGAACGACGCGCCTATACGCGTGAAGACGATGCTGGGTGTCTTGCTGCTCGTGGTTGCTGGTTACTACGGCTCTCGATGGGCAAGCGCACTCATGTCGAGAACGGTGTTCACGCGCATGGGCATGAACACCGGGCGGAAGGCGGCGTGGCAGACGCTTTGGTTTTATGGACTCTTCATCCTGGTGCTGGTGGTGGCTTTCGATTTCTTCCACATATCACTCACGCAATTTTCGGTGATGAGCGGTGCGCTTGCGGTCGGGCTGGGTTTCGGCAGCCAGAACCTGATCAGCAATTTTATCAGCGGCATCATCCTGCTCGTGGAGCGTCCGGTGAATCAGGGCGACGTGATCGAAATCGACGGACGACAGGTGACGGTTGAGCAACTCGGGCCCCGCAGCACCATCGTGCGCACGGCGGACAACACGCATCTCGTGGTGCCGAACAGCCGGCTTCTGGAGCAGCCGGTCATCAACTGGACGTTGTCGGACGATGTGGTGAGAAAGCGGATTCGTCTTGGGGTAGCTTACGATTCGTCCTCGCGCAAAGTGTCGGAACTGCTGGAGGGCGTGCTGGGCACGGTGGAAAATGTGCGCAAAGATCCGGCGCCGGTCGTGAAGTTTGCGGACTTCGGGGAGAATTCACTGATCTTCGAACTTTATTTCTGGGTGAGCATTTCCGATCCGGTCGATGCCGAGAACGAACTCCGGCATCGCATCGCGGAGGTTTTCGCGAAGGAGGGCGTGGTCATGGCGTTCCCGCAGCGCGATGTGCATCTGGAGACGACGAAGCCGCTGGAGGTGATGATCACGCAAGCGGCTTCGCGCGCGAATGACGCTGGACCGGCGATGTCATGA
- a CDS encoding CDP-alcohol phosphatidyltransferase family protein — translation MTPNDMTSPKPRRFSMIRSFVLADFLTLGNGFCGTGSVLASMYFLVMGEGRWLVTAMVLLPVALIFDFADGRVARWRRNSSALGADLDSLADVISFGMAPAALGFAVGLRGALDVAVLLYFVACGISRLARFNATADALADDSGKVKYFEGTPIPTSVAIVVVIAVLYAQGLIGANLWLGAWHIGGAVLHPFAFIYVLSGSAMISTMRVPKI, via the coding sequence ATGACCCCGAATGACATGACCAGCCCCAAGCCGCGCCGCTTCTCGATGATACGGTCGTTCGTGCTCGCGGATTTTTTGACGCTGGGAAATGGCTTTTGCGGGACGGGCTCGGTGCTGGCGTCGATGTACTTTCTCGTGATGGGCGAAGGGCGCTGGCTGGTGACGGCGATGGTGTTGCTGCCGGTGGCGCTGATTTTCGATTTTGCCGATGGGCGGGTCGCGCGGTGGCGGCGCAATTCCTCGGCGCTGGGGGCGGATCTGGATTCGCTGGCGGATGTGATTTCATTTGGCATGGCGCCGGCGGCACTCGGGTTCGCGGTGGGGCTGCGCGGGGCGCTCGATGTGGCGGTGCTGCTGTATTTCGTGGCGTGCGGCATCAGCCGGCTTGCGCGTTTCAACGCCACGGCGGATGCGCTGGCTGACGATAGCGGCAAGGTGAAGTACTTTGAGGGAACGCCGATTCCGACGAGTGTCGCGATCGTGGTCGTGATCGCGGTGCTGTACGCGCAAGGGCTGATCGGGGCGAATCTCTGGCTGGGCGCGTGGCACATCGGTGGTGCGGTGCTGCATCCGTTCGCGTTCATTTATGTGCTCAGCGGAAGTGCGATGATCAGCACGATGCGAGTGCCGAAGATCTAG
- a CDS encoding alkene reductase — MQNAPLFSPVSLGALALPNRIVMAPLTRCRADANHVPTPMMAEYYAQRASAGLIVAEATMVIEGNSAFGGREPGIYSQAQVAAWKKITEAVHLRGGKIVLQIWHGGRACHPFFNGGAQPVAPSALHITNDETHTPEGKKPYVIPRELRDDELPGIVAGFRKAAGNAQAAGFDGVEVHGANGYLLDEFLRDGSNRRSGAYGGPIENRARLLLEVVDASVAVWGKERVGVRLSPLNSYNDMKDSDPVALTRYVATQLNTRGIAYLHLMRGDFFGIQKADVVTPAREAFKGPLMGNMGYTPVEAAQAIDAGTLQAVAFGHHYVSNPDLVERVKAGVALVEPDGSTLYTQETKGYTDYPVIATT, encoded by the coding sequence ATGCAAAACGCACCATTGTTCTCGCCTGTTTCTCTCGGCGCACTCGCGCTTCCTAATCGCATCGTCATGGCGCCGCTTACCCGCTGCCGCGCGGATGCGAATCACGTGCCGACGCCGATGATGGCCGAGTATTACGCGCAGCGCGCGAGCGCCGGCCTGATCGTGGCAGAAGCCACCATGGTCATCGAAGGCAACTCCGCGTTTGGCGGACGTGAACCGGGCATTTATTCGCAGGCTCAGGTGGCGGCGTGGAAAAAGATCACCGAGGCGGTCCACCTGCGCGGCGGCAAAATCGTTTTGCAGATCTGGCACGGCGGACGGGCGTGTCATCCGTTCTTTAATGGCGGTGCGCAGCCGGTGGCGCCGAGTGCGTTGCACATCACGAACGACGAGACGCATACGCCTGAGGGAAAAAAGCCGTACGTGATCCCGCGCGAACTGCGCGACGACGAATTGCCGGGTATCGTCGCCGGGTTTCGCAAGGCTGCCGGGAACGCGCAAGCGGCGGGTTTCGATGGGGTGGAGGTTCACGGGGCGAACGGTTATCTGCTCGATGAATTTTTGCGCGATGGCAGCAACCGGCGCAGCGGCGCGTATGGCGGGCCGATTGAGAATCGTGCGCGGCTGCTGCTCGAAGTTGTGGACGCGTCCGTAGCGGTCTGGGGCAAGGAGCGCGTGGGCGTGCGCCTTTCTCCGCTCAACAGCTATAATGACATGAAGGACAGCGATCCGGTCGCGCTCACGCGGTATGTCGCGACGCAGCTCAACACTCGCGGCATCGCCTATCTGCATCTCATGCGCGGTGATTTCTTTGGCATTCAAAAAGCCGACGTGGTGACGCCAGCGCGGGAAGCGTTCAAGGGACCGCTGATGGGCAACATGGGCTACACGCCGGTCGAGGCGGCGCAGGCGATCGACGCGGGTACGTTGCAGGCAGTGGCGTTTGGCCATCACTACGTGAGCAATCCCGATCTGGTGGAGCGCGTGAAAGCCGGTGTGGCGCTCGTCGAGCCGGATGGGAGCACGCTCTACACGCAAGAAACCAAAGGCTACACGGACTATCCGGTGATCGCGACAACGTGA
- a CDS encoding YkgJ family cysteine cluster protein — translation MCAQFSPEEDELFEKTGASVLRRLRKTKNPADLLSVVASAHKEFDRAYAAAPAAARESVACRAGCDACCHVPVGLLAHEVLIAAQHVQMTFSPEELEALIERAAAHRAAFAGKSNHERTDLRTPCVLLRDGSCSIYAARPEACRSHHSTNAEACRMNLATGREDIDVYVPGVRGRMFAVMLSIDQAVAEAGFDGRAYDFGSALHEALTNSFCAARWVQRQAAFPEDCWEASEDGDDESGVIRAEGFFQ, via the coding sequence ATGTGCGCGCAATTTTCACCGGAAGAAGACGAGTTGTTCGAGAAGACGGGCGCGTCTGTGCTGCGGCGTCTGCGAAAGACGAAGAATCCGGCGGACCTGTTGTCGGTGGTCGCGAGCGCGCACAAGGAATTCGATCGCGCGTATGCGGCGGCTCCGGCGGCGGCGAGGGAGTCGGTCGCGTGCCGGGCGGGGTGCGATGCGTGCTGTCATGTGCCGGTGGGTTTGCTCGCGCATGAAGTGCTGATTGCGGCGCAGCATGTGCAGATGACTTTTTCGCCGGAGGAGCTGGAGGCGTTGATCGAACGGGCGGCGGCGCATCGGGCGGCGTTTGCGGGGAAATCGAATCACGAGCGGACGGATCTGCGGACGCCGTGTGTGTTGCTGCGCGACGGGAGTTGCTCGATCTACGCGGCGCGGCCGGAGGCGTGCCGGTCGCATCACAGCACGAACGCGGAGGCGTGTCGCATGAATCTGGCGACGGGGCGCGAGGACATCGATGTGTACGTGCCGGGCGTGCGCGGGCGGATGTTTGCGGTGATGCTGTCGATCGATCAGGCAGTGGCGGAGGCGGGTTTCGATGGGCGGGCGTATGATTTTGGTTCGGCGCTGCACGAGGCGCTCACGAACAGTTTTTGCGCGGCGCGGTGGGTGCAGCGGCAGGCGGCGTTTCCCGAAGATTGCTGGGAAGCGTCGGAGGATGGTGATGACGAGTCGGGCGTGATCCGGGCGGAAGGTTTTTTCCAGTAG